In one Choloepus didactylus isolate mChoDid1 chromosome 1, mChoDid1.pri, whole genome shotgun sequence genomic region, the following are encoded:
- the CGGBP1 gene encoding CGG triplet repeat-binding protein 1 yields the protein MERFVVTAPPARNRSKTALYVTPLDRVSEFGGELHEDGGKLFCTSCNVVLNHVRKSAISDHLKSKTHTKRKAEFEEQNVRKKQRPLTASLQCNSTAQTEKVSVIQDFVKMCLEANIPLEKADHPAVRAFLSRHVKNGGSIPKSDQLRRAYLPDGYENENQLLSSQDC from the coding sequence ATGGAACGATTTGTAGTAACAGCACCACCTGCTCGAAACCGTTCTAAAACTGCTTTGTATGTGACTCCTCTGGATCGAGTCAGTGAGTTTGGAGGTGAGCTGCATGAAGATGGAGGAAAACTCTTCTGCACTTCTTGCAATGTGGTTCTGAATCATGTTCGGAAGTCTGCCATTAGTGACCACCTTAAGTCCAAGACTCATACTAAGAGGAAGGCAGAATTCGAAGAGCAGAACGTGAGAAAGAAGCAGAGGCCCCTAACTGCATCTCTTCAGTGCAACAGTACTGCACAAACAGAGAAAGTCAGTGTTATCCAGGACTTTGTGAAAATGTGCCTGGAAGCCAACATCCCACTTGAGAAAGCTGATCACCCAGCAGTCCGTGCTTTCCTGTCTCGCCATGTGAAGAATGGAGGCTCCATACCTAAGTCAGACCAGCTGAGAAGAGCATATCTGCCTGATGGATATGAGAATGAGAATCAACTCCTCAGTTCACAAGATTGTTGA